In a single window of the Labrus mixtus chromosome 20, fLabMix1.1, whole genome shotgun sequence genome:
- the LOC132995428 gene encoding testis-expressed protein 2-like isoform X1 yields the protein MEESKLIFSLDRRDEGPIVAFSKDKPRGAESQPNLTLDMELDLSQGQRAHSPFLRHSPSSPGSLADLSGELPISSTLVKSSSTDLEPSESGSVRSKPLLSLVKSLSTEISRRVEPEVNLSKSDSKLHLQPRKQFSHPRIPEAKPDAGGQNEDSNWESSPGSMPPVEPRGSSLIAELEDTRRKFSEAMLDPLSMLSKIMGDESSGSPKHGRAGDSQSQQGSCGRDGGSDNVELKCRRRTESVCDSPLRRLQQGSLIKSSGSPEHHTHSKDSTLEIHTYGDVIQVVELQNGSKGTHHKAYTRSRVSFPVPPLPFHWLLPVGLLAYGFFVLPLPSYVTGLSIGIVCGFMLGLVVVYMFAPRRSSARRDKGSRLSKHLNMDPLNGELADQEFLEGWMNETHSYDPESFHPSVLHSVFVALEGRRLRLAYPRAHIPRWAAFDETSHEAAFLRTRTYQLANCKVSLLPPGLARKRVWNKKYPICITLAEGEVGEESVIEGQEEEERAEKHTLPDHQLPVTLYLFGRTGRQKEEWFQHFLSASWAGATRGVSGEENAEALVGGEVVRDSTEELHDLQGALKTRTLLDYSNYMTQLIVTQSCNTIPSPCNSDKGSPTSHRKIHNEEPGCGGQAGDEPSGGSGTGGRSAEGQPTWVNSLVGRIFWDFLREKYWTDQVAHKIQKKLSKIKLPYFMNDLTLADLDMGTCLPQVLSTSKPTLDRRGLWLELEVVYTGCLQMTLETKMNLCKLGKDGDDEAHGVPETQQVGSRPRLCTLADSDEESSSAGSSDEEEVLLSEVQGSLGEKSPVVTAEGHTGGSTGRKFLRFVDKIAKSKYFQKATENEYIKKKIAEVSNMPLILSVEVLELSGTLAVNIPPPPTDRIWYSFRVPPRLDLHVRPTLGEREVTFTHVTEWIEKKLQCEFQKVFVMPNMDDLYLPLMTSGLDNPAASQQSSIHSSSHQSSMESQEYLSE from the exons ATGGAGGAGAGCAAGCTCATCTTCAGCCTGGACCGCCGTGATGAAGGTCCCATCGTGGCCTTTTCCAAAGATAAACCACGGGGCGCGGAGAGCCAACCCAACCTCACTCTGGATATGGAGTTAGACCTGAGCCAAGGCCAACGCGCCCACTCGCCGTTCCTGCGTCACTCCCCCTCATCCCCGGGCTCTCTCGCCGATCTCTCTGGAGAACTTCCCATCTCCAGCACCCTCGTCAAGTCCTCCTCCACTGACCTGGAGCCGAGCGAGAGCGGGTCCGTACGTAGCAAACCTCTGCTCAGCTTGGTCAAGTCCCTGAGCACGGAGATTTCCCGCCGGGTCGAGCCAGAGGTCAACCTATCCAAGTCGGACTCCAAACTGCATTTGCAACCCCGGAAGCAGTTTAGTCATCCTAGAATCCCTGAGGCCAAGCCTGATGCGGGAGGACAGAATGAGGACAGCAACTGGGAATCTTCACCTGGCAGCATGCCTCCTGTGGAACCCCGGGGAAGCTCGCTGATCGCAGAGCTGGAGGACACTCGCAGGAAGTTTTCCGAGGCCATGCTGGATCCTCTTAGCATGCTGAGTAAGATCATGGGGGACGAAAGCTCCGGCAGCCCAAAGCATGGAAGGGCAGGAGACTCACAGTCCCAGCAAGGCAGCTGTGGGCGAGACGGAGGGAGTGACAATGTAGAGCTTAAGTGTCGGAGAAGaactgaaagtgtgtgtgactcGCCCCTGAGACGACTCCAACAGGGCTCGTTAATAAAATCCTCTGGATCCCCagaacaccacacacacagcaaagacaGCACGTTGGAAATTCACACTTATGGGGACGTGATCCAGGTGGTGGAGCTGCAGAACGGATCCAAAGGGACTCATCATAAAGCGTACACCCGGTCCAGAGTCTCATTTCCGGTCCCTCCACTCCCTTTCCACTGGCTCCTCCCCGTGGGTCTTTTAGCTTATGGTTTCTTCGTGTTGCCCCTGCCCTCCTATGTGACAGGTCTGTCTATTGGGATTGTATGTGGCTTCATGTTGGGCCTGGTGGTGGTTTACATGTTTGCCCCTCGACGCTCATCTGCCAGAAGAGACAAGGGCTCTCGACTGAGCAAACATCTGAACATGGATCCACTGAATGGAGAGCTCGCAGATCAAGAGTTCTTAGAG gGCTGGATGAATGAAACACACAGCTACGACCCTGAGTCGTTTCACCCGTCCGTGCTCCATTCTGTATTCGTCGCCTTGGAGGGACGCCGGCTACGCCTTGCATACCCGCGCGCCCACATCCCCCGGTGGGCGGCGTTTGACGAGACGTCCCACGAGGCTGCGTTTTTGCGAACGCGCACCTACCAGCTGGCGAACTGCAAG gTGTCTCTGTTGCCGCCTGGTTTGGCTCGCAAGAGGGTGTGGAATAAGAAATACCCCATCTGCATCACTCTTGCAGAGGGGGAGGTAGGGGAGGAGAGTGTCATCGAGggacaggaggaagaagaaagggcAGAAAAACACACTCTTCCTGACCACCAGCTTCCTGTCACCCTGTACCTGTTCGGCCGCACAGGAAGGCAGAAGGAGGAGTGGTTCCAACACTTTCTGTCGGCCTCCTGGGCTGGAGCCACGAGAGGTGTGAGCGGGGAGGAGAACGCAG AAGCACTCGTAGGAGGAGAAGTTGTAAGAGACAGCACAGAAGAGCTGCACGACTTGCAGGGAGCTTTGAAAACAAGAACACTGCTAGACTACAGCAACTATATGACTCAACTGATCGTAACACAGAGCTGCAACACCATCCCCAGCCCCTGCAACAGCGACAAGGGAAGCCCCACATCGCAcaggaag ATTCACAATGAAGAGCCTGGATGTGGAGGTCAAGCGGGAGATGAGCCCAGTGGAGGTTCAGGGACTGGGGGACGCTCTGCAGAGGGCCAGCCCACCTGGGTGAACTCCCTGGTGGGACGGATCTTCTGGGACTTTCTCCGCGAGAAGTACTGGACGGATCAGGTGGCGCACAAGATCCAGAAGAAGCTCAGCAAGATCAAG ttGCCATATTTCATGAATGATCTGACCCTGGCTGACCTTGACATGGGTACCTGTCTACCTCAAGTCCTCAGCACCTCCAAGCCAACTCTGGACCGCAGAG GCCTGTGGCTGGAGCTGGAGGTGGTGTACACAGGCTGCCTTCAGATGACCCTGGAGACTAAGATGAACCTGTGTAAGCTGGGTAAAGATGGAGATGACGAGGCACACGGTGTACCAGAGACTCAGCAAGTGGG CTCTAGGCCCAGGCTGTGTACGCTGGCCGATAGTGATGAAGAGTCGTCCAGCGCAGGCTCttctgatgaagaggaggtccTTCTGTCTGAGGTGCAGGGGTCTCTGGGAGAAAAGAGCCCAGTGGTAACAGCTGAAgg GCACACTGGTGGCAGCACAGGTAGGAAGTTCTTAAGATTTGTGGACAAAATAGCAAAGTCCAAGTACTTCCAGAAAGCCACAGAGAACGAGTACATCAAGAAGAAGATAGCTGAGGTGTCCAACATGCCGCTGATCCTCAGCGtcgaggtcctggagctctctGGCACTCTGGCGGTCAACATCCCGCCTCCTCCTACGGACAGGATATG gtACAGTTTTCGTGTCCCTCCCAGGTTGGACCTCCATGTGCGTCCCACGCTCGGGGAGAGGGAGGTCACCTTCACGCACGTCACTGAGTGGATCGAGAAGAAACTGCAGTGTGAGTTCCAG AAAGTGTTTGTCATGCCCAACATGGACGATCTGTATCTGCCCCTGATGACATCTGGCCTCGACAACCCAGCTGCATCCCAACAGTCCTCCATCCACTCGTCATCGCACCAGTCCTCCATGGAGTCCCAGGAGTACCTGTCGGAGTAG
- the zgc:173575 gene encoding zinc finger protein 232, whose product MFQLRLFVHQRLCTAAEEILGEVEKVMTLALHEADVRRQKQEPDSQLPIVTCVLQISSSEPPLTTSALNREEELQGTSSQPSTQEESNLSQAEVQTDLCIKDEQKEHEHDRQTQEVIYPSTETEQDQPVNETSGEMQPVSSDGSEAESEIKGSDEEVVQNKGAQKKMRQRPDGKYFARSQSDLHVCPTCGKGFRYIAPFLKHMKKHKNINGPTRKLLEDLQSSHSRKVCDVCGKNFAHTWGLKIHSKIHAGIRDFKCQECGKTFSQRANLMMHLTSHSGERPYQCDICGISFTLKHNLTAHRRRHTGERPNRRGSVGKQLHTHTKRR is encoded by the exons ATGTTTCAGCTGAGGTTGTTTGTTCATCAGCGGCTGtgcacagcagcagaggagatccTCGGAGAGGTGGAGAAAGTCATGACGTTAGCTTTGCACGAAGCTGACGTTCGACGGCAGAAACAGGAGCCCGACAGTCAACTTCCAATAGTTACCTGTGTGCTGCAGATATCAAGTTCAG AACCCCCTCTGACAACCAGTGCTCTGAATAGAGAGGAAGAGCTGCAGGGAACCTCATCACAACCATCGACACAAGAAGAGTCTAACTTAAGTCAGGCCGAGGTGCAGACTGACCTCTGTATTAAAGATGAGCAGAAAGAACATGAACATGACCGCCAAACACAGGAGGTTATTTATCCTTCTACTGAAACGGAACAAGATCAGCCAGTGAACGAAACTTCTGGTGAAATGCAGCCAGTCTCTTCAGACGGCTCTGAAGCTGAGAGTGAAATCAAAGGCAGTGATGAGGAGGTGGTGCAGAATAAAGGAGCACAGAAAAAGATGAGACAAAGGCCTGATGGAAAATATTTTGCTAGAAGTCAAAGTGACCTTCATGTTTGTCCCACGTGTGGAAAGGGCTTCCGGTACATTGCTCCCTTCTTGAAgcacatgaaaaaacacaagaacatcaaTGGTCCAACAAGGAAGCTTCTAGAGGATTTGCAAAGTTCTCACAGCAGAAAGGTTTGTGATGTTTGCGGCAAGAATTTTGCCCATACCTGGGGTCTGAAGATTCATTCAAAAATACATGCAGGGATTAGAGACTTCAAATGTCAAGAATGTGGGAAAACCTTTTCCCAAAGAGCGAATCTGATGATGCACTTAACGAGCCATTCAGGAGAGAGGCCGTACCAGTGTGACATCTGTGGAATTTCTTTCACCCTGAAACATAACCTCACAGCTCACAGGAGGAGACACACGGGAGAGAGACCGAATCGTCGTGGGTCAGTGGGGaaacaattacacacacatacaaaaagaaGATGA
- the LOC132995445 gene encoding myoneurin-like produces the protein MFQLRLFVHQRLCTAAEEILGEVEKVMTLALHEADVRRQKQEPDSQLPIVTCVLQISSSEPPLTTSALNREEELQGTSSQPSTQEESNLSQAEVQTDLCIKDEQEEHEHDRQTQEVIYPSTETEQDQPVNETSGEMQSVSSDDSEAESEIKGSDEEGVQNKGAQKKMRPKPDVKSSARSQTDFCVCPTCGQGFLSIAPFEKHLKIHKQEPDSQRPIPTCVLQISGLEPPLTTSALNREEELQGTSSQPSTQEESNLSQAEVQTDLCIKDDQEEHEHDRQTQEVIYPSTETEQDQPVNETSGEMQPISSDGSEAESEIKGSGEEVVQNEGAQKKMRRKTDRTFFASGQTDLLVCPTCGKGFWFISPLVKHMKKHKKINGPTKKLLKDMQKFLRRKDCNVCGKKFTTTHCLRLHSKIHAGIRDFKCQVCGITFCKRRNLISHLRTKRHKRRHEEDILNRFGTGQKRLWKCSCARY, from the exons ATGTTTCAGCTGAGGTTGTTTGTTCATCAGCGGCTGtgcacagcagcagaggagatccTCGGAGAGGTGGAGAAAGTCATGACGTTAGCTTTGCACGAAGCTGACGTTCGACGGCAGAAACAGGAGCCCGACAGTCAACTTCCAATAGTTACCTGTGTGCTGCAGATATCAAGTTCAG AACCCCCTCTGACAACCAGTGCTTTGAATAGAGAGGAAGAGCTGCAGGGAACCTCATCACAACCATCGACACAAGAAGAGTCTAACTTAAGTCAGGCCGAGGTGCAGACTGACCTCTGTATTAAAGATGAGCAGGAAGAACATGAACATGACCGCCAAACACAGGAGGTTATTTATCCTTCTACTGAAACGGAACAAGATCAGCCAGTGAACGAAACTTCTGGTGAAATGCAGTCAGTTTCTTCAGACGACTCTGAAGCTGAGAGTGAAATCAAAGGTAGTGATGAGGAGGGGGTGCAGAATAAAGGAGCACAGAAAAAGATGAGACCAAAGCCTGAtgtaaaatcttctgctagAAGTCAAACtgacttttgtgtttgtccCACGTGTGGACAGGGTTTCTTGTCCATTGCTCCCTTCGAGAAGCAcctgaaaatacacaaacaggagcCTGACAGTCAACGTCCAATACCGACCTGTGTGCTGCAGATATCAGGTTTGg AACCGCCTCTGACAACCAGTGCTCTGAATAGAGAGGAAGAGCTGCAGGGAACCTCATCACAACCATCGACACAAGAAGAGTCTAACTTAAGTCAGGCCGAGGTGCAGACTGACCTCTGTATTAAAGATGACCAGGAAGAACATGAACATGACCGCCAAACACAGGAGGTTATTTATCCTTCTACTGAAACGGAACAAGATCAGCCAGTGAACGAAACTTCTGGTGAAATGCAGCCAATTTCTTCAGACGGCTCTGAAGCTGAGAGTGAAATCAAAGGCAGTGGTGAGGAGGTGGTGCAGAATGAAGGAGCACAGAAAAAGATGAGACGGAAGACTGATAGAACATTTTTTGCTAGTGGTCAAACTGACCTTCTTGTTTGTCCCACGTGTGGAAAGGGTTTCTGGTTCATTTCTCCCTTGGTGAAgcacatgaaaaaacacaagaagatcAATGGTCCAACAAAGAAGCTTCTAAAGGATATGCAAAAATTTCTCAGAAGAAAGGATTGTAATGTTTGTGGCAAGAAGTTTACCACTACCCATTGTCTGAGACTTCATTCAAAAATACATGCAGGAATTAGAGACTTTAAATGCCAAGTCTGTGGGATAACCTTTTGCAAAAGACGTAATCTTATTAGTCACTTACGGACCAAACGCCACAAGAGGAGACACGAGGAGGATATCCTAAATCGTTTTGGAACAGGGCAGAAACGATTGTGGAAGTGTTCTTGTGCAAGATACTGA
- the LOC132995428 gene encoding testis-expressed protein 2-like isoform X2 → MEESKLIFSLDRRDEGPIVAFSKDKPRGAESQPNLTLDMELDLSQGQRAHSPFLRHSPSSPGSLADLSGELPISSTLVKSSSTDLEPSESGSVRSKPLLSLVKSLSTEISRRVEPEVNLSKSDSKLHLQPRKQFSHPRIPEAKPDAGGQNEDSNWESSPGSMPPVEPRGSSLIAELEDTRRKFSEAMLDPLSMLSKIMGDESSGSPKHGRAGDSQSQQGSCGRDGGSDNVELKCRRRTESVCDSPLRRLQQGSLIKSSGSPEHHTHSKDSTLEIHTYGDVIQVVELQNGSKGTHHKAYTRSRVSFPVPPLPFHWLLPVGLLAYGFFVLPLPSYVTGLSIGIVCGFMLGLVVVYMFAPRRSSARRDKGSRLSKHLNMDPLNGELADQEFLEGWMNETHSYDPESFHPSVLHSVFVALEGRRLRLAYPRAHIPRWAAFDETSHEAAFLRTRTYQLANCKVSLLPPGLARKRVWNKKYPICITLAEGEVGEESVIEGQEEEERAEKHTLPDHQLPVTLYLFGRTGRQKEEWFQHFLSASWAGATRGVSGEENAALVGGEVVRDSTEELHDLQGALKTRTLLDYSNYMTQLIVTQSCNTIPSPCNSDKGSPTSHRKIHNEEPGCGGQAGDEPSGGSGTGGRSAEGQPTWVNSLVGRIFWDFLREKYWTDQVAHKIQKKLSKIKLPYFMNDLTLADLDMGTCLPQVLSTSKPTLDRRGLWLELEVVYTGCLQMTLETKMNLCKLGKDGDDEAHGVPETQQVGSRPRLCTLADSDEESSSAGSSDEEEVLLSEVQGSLGEKSPVVTAEGHTGGSTGRKFLRFVDKIAKSKYFQKATENEYIKKKIAEVSNMPLILSVEVLELSGTLAVNIPPPPTDRIWYSFRVPPRLDLHVRPTLGEREVTFTHVTEWIEKKLQCEFQKVFVMPNMDDLYLPLMTSGLDNPAASQQSSIHSSSHQSSMESQEYLSE, encoded by the exons ATGGAGGAGAGCAAGCTCATCTTCAGCCTGGACCGCCGTGATGAAGGTCCCATCGTGGCCTTTTCCAAAGATAAACCACGGGGCGCGGAGAGCCAACCCAACCTCACTCTGGATATGGAGTTAGACCTGAGCCAAGGCCAACGCGCCCACTCGCCGTTCCTGCGTCACTCCCCCTCATCCCCGGGCTCTCTCGCCGATCTCTCTGGAGAACTTCCCATCTCCAGCACCCTCGTCAAGTCCTCCTCCACTGACCTGGAGCCGAGCGAGAGCGGGTCCGTACGTAGCAAACCTCTGCTCAGCTTGGTCAAGTCCCTGAGCACGGAGATTTCCCGCCGGGTCGAGCCAGAGGTCAACCTATCCAAGTCGGACTCCAAACTGCATTTGCAACCCCGGAAGCAGTTTAGTCATCCTAGAATCCCTGAGGCCAAGCCTGATGCGGGAGGACAGAATGAGGACAGCAACTGGGAATCTTCACCTGGCAGCATGCCTCCTGTGGAACCCCGGGGAAGCTCGCTGATCGCAGAGCTGGAGGACACTCGCAGGAAGTTTTCCGAGGCCATGCTGGATCCTCTTAGCATGCTGAGTAAGATCATGGGGGACGAAAGCTCCGGCAGCCCAAAGCATGGAAGGGCAGGAGACTCACAGTCCCAGCAAGGCAGCTGTGGGCGAGACGGAGGGAGTGACAATGTAGAGCTTAAGTGTCGGAGAAGaactgaaagtgtgtgtgactcGCCCCTGAGACGACTCCAACAGGGCTCGTTAATAAAATCCTCTGGATCCCCagaacaccacacacacagcaaagacaGCACGTTGGAAATTCACACTTATGGGGACGTGATCCAGGTGGTGGAGCTGCAGAACGGATCCAAAGGGACTCATCATAAAGCGTACACCCGGTCCAGAGTCTCATTTCCGGTCCCTCCACTCCCTTTCCACTGGCTCCTCCCCGTGGGTCTTTTAGCTTATGGTTTCTTCGTGTTGCCCCTGCCCTCCTATGTGACAGGTCTGTCTATTGGGATTGTATGTGGCTTCATGTTGGGCCTGGTGGTGGTTTACATGTTTGCCCCTCGACGCTCATCTGCCAGAAGAGACAAGGGCTCTCGACTGAGCAAACATCTGAACATGGATCCACTGAATGGAGAGCTCGCAGATCAAGAGTTCTTAGAG gGCTGGATGAATGAAACACACAGCTACGACCCTGAGTCGTTTCACCCGTCCGTGCTCCATTCTGTATTCGTCGCCTTGGAGGGACGCCGGCTACGCCTTGCATACCCGCGCGCCCACATCCCCCGGTGGGCGGCGTTTGACGAGACGTCCCACGAGGCTGCGTTTTTGCGAACGCGCACCTACCAGCTGGCGAACTGCAAG gTGTCTCTGTTGCCGCCTGGTTTGGCTCGCAAGAGGGTGTGGAATAAGAAATACCCCATCTGCATCACTCTTGCAGAGGGGGAGGTAGGGGAGGAGAGTGTCATCGAGggacaggaggaagaagaaagggcAGAAAAACACACTCTTCCTGACCACCAGCTTCCTGTCACCCTGTACCTGTTCGGCCGCACAGGAAGGCAGAAGGAGGAGTGGTTCCAACACTTTCTGTCGGCCTCCTGGGCTGGAGCCACGAGAGGTGTGAGCGGGGAGGAGAACGCAG CACTCGTAGGAGGAGAAGTTGTAAGAGACAGCACAGAAGAGCTGCACGACTTGCAGGGAGCTTTGAAAACAAGAACACTGCTAGACTACAGCAACTATATGACTCAACTGATCGTAACACAGAGCTGCAACACCATCCCCAGCCCCTGCAACAGCGACAAGGGAAGCCCCACATCGCAcaggaag ATTCACAATGAAGAGCCTGGATGTGGAGGTCAAGCGGGAGATGAGCCCAGTGGAGGTTCAGGGACTGGGGGACGCTCTGCAGAGGGCCAGCCCACCTGGGTGAACTCCCTGGTGGGACGGATCTTCTGGGACTTTCTCCGCGAGAAGTACTGGACGGATCAGGTGGCGCACAAGATCCAGAAGAAGCTCAGCAAGATCAAG ttGCCATATTTCATGAATGATCTGACCCTGGCTGACCTTGACATGGGTACCTGTCTACCTCAAGTCCTCAGCACCTCCAAGCCAACTCTGGACCGCAGAG GCCTGTGGCTGGAGCTGGAGGTGGTGTACACAGGCTGCCTTCAGATGACCCTGGAGACTAAGATGAACCTGTGTAAGCTGGGTAAAGATGGAGATGACGAGGCACACGGTGTACCAGAGACTCAGCAAGTGGG CTCTAGGCCCAGGCTGTGTACGCTGGCCGATAGTGATGAAGAGTCGTCCAGCGCAGGCTCttctgatgaagaggaggtccTTCTGTCTGAGGTGCAGGGGTCTCTGGGAGAAAAGAGCCCAGTGGTAACAGCTGAAgg GCACACTGGTGGCAGCACAGGTAGGAAGTTCTTAAGATTTGTGGACAAAATAGCAAAGTCCAAGTACTTCCAGAAAGCCACAGAGAACGAGTACATCAAGAAGAAGATAGCTGAGGTGTCCAACATGCCGCTGATCCTCAGCGtcgaggtcctggagctctctGGCACTCTGGCGGTCAACATCCCGCCTCCTCCTACGGACAGGATATG gtACAGTTTTCGTGTCCCTCCCAGGTTGGACCTCCATGTGCGTCCCACGCTCGGGGAGAGGGAGGTCACCTTCACGCACGTCACTGAGTGGATCGAGAAGAAACTGCAGTGTGAGTTCCAG AAAGTGTTTGTCATGCCCAACATGGACGATCTGTATCTGCCCCTGATGACATCTGGCCTCGACAACCCAGCTGCATCCCAACAGTCCTCCATCCACTCGTCATCGCACCAGTCCTCCATGGAGTCCCAGGAGTACCTGTCGGAGTAG